From the Sphingomonas suaedae genome, one window contains:
- a CDS encoding cytochrome b — translation MSVAGALRRWARGHTEQSRYSPVGIAFHWVMAFLVLFQLGWGYYCSWLTAGGEKLLAYQVHSAVGLPILVLALGRLGWRMMIPGPVNDADKQGWQTQAAYAIHYVFYIAFFGLPLSGWAMWSSIAEPGPLYLAGVVPWPQLPFDQLPLTTRWWIMDIAEDVHLALVIALLAVIPLHVVAALKHHFWDRHDVLRGMLPEIPDAEDPREETKHKPREPRIPQETAPG, via the coding sequence GTGAGCGTCGCCGGGGCGCTGCGCAGATGGGCGCGTGGACATACCGAGCAGAGCCGTTATTCGCCCGTCGGCATCGCCTTTCACTGGGTGATGGCGTTCCTGGTGCTCTTCCAGCTCGGCTGGGGCTATTATTGCAGCTGGCTTACGGCCGGTGGCGAGAAGCTGCTCGCCTATCAGGTGCACAGCGCGGTCGGATTGCCGATCCTGGTGCTGGCGCTCGGGCGGTTGGGGTGGCGCATGATGATTCCCGGGCCGGTCAACGACGCGGACAAGCAGGGCTGGCAGACACAGGCGGCCTATGCGATCCACTATGTCTTCTACATCGCCTTTTTCGGATTGCCGCTGAGCGGATGGGCGATGTGGTCGTCGATCGCGGAGCCCGGGCCGCTGTATCTGGCGGGCGTCGTTCCCTGGCCGCAATTGCCGTTCGACCAACTCCCGCTCACGACGAGATGGTGGATCATGGATATTGCCGAGGACGTCCACCTCGCCCTCGTCATCGCCTTGCTGGCGGTGATCCCGCTGCACGTCGTGGCGGCGCTGAAGCATCATTTCTGGGATCGGCACGACGTGCTTCGCGGGATGCTGCCCGAGATTCCGGACGCGGAGGATCCCCGGGAAGAGACGAAGCATAAGCCGCGAGAGCCACGGATTCCGCAGGAGACAGCGCCCGGCTGA
- a CDS encoding c-type cytochrome: MPEASAQRGLLAVQRAGCGACHRIPGLAWPQGRSGPSLEGFADQGLIAGRLPNRPDTLAAYVRDAPATLPGTTMPAMPLTPAEARDVAAYLYSTGDR; this comes from the coding sequence ATGCCAGAGGCGAGCGCGCAACGCGGCCTGCTTGCCGTGCAGCGGGCAGGATGCGGCGCATGCCATCGCATCCCCGGCCTCGCCTGGCCGCAGGGCAGGAGCGGACCATCGCTGGAGGGGTTCGCCGACCAGGGCCTGATTGCGGGCAGATTGCCCAATCGGCCCGACACGCTCGCGGCCTATGTCCGCGATGCGCCCGCCACGCTTCCCGGCACCACGATGCCCGCCATGCCGCTGACCCCTGCGGAGGCGCGCGATGTTGCGGCCTATCTCTATTCGACGGGAGATCGGTGA
- the coxB gene encoding cytochrome c oxidase subunit II, with the protein MNFASIVPVFDPAGPYAGSITTLSWVLIAMAVAVLAVVLAALWIALFGGRRLKARLGGATVVWAGGIVFPVVVLSALLIYGLSLTRNLTAPVPPDAMRVRITGEMWWWRVAYLDRQGQPLMIDANELHIPAGRPVLVELESNDVIHSFWVPRLSGKLDMVPGRRNTLPIQADAPGVYSGQCAEYCGGPHALMGFVVVAHAPDEFDAWLASRRTPRPAIAMEGAALFRSTGCAACHRIAGTDANGTAGPDLTHVGSRRSLGAGILPNNRGTLMGWIGDSQSIKPGNRMPPYKILSADELATLAAYLEMQK; encoded by the coding sequence ATGAACTTCGCCTCGATCGTGCCGGTCTTCGACCCCGCCGGACCCTATGCCGGTTCGATCACGACCCTGTCCTGGGTGCTGATCGCGATGGCGGTGGCGGTGCTCGCGGTCGTGCTGGCGGCCTTGTGGATCGCGCTGTTCGGCGGGAGGCGGCTCAAGGCGCGGCTCGGCGGCGCGACGGTCGTCTGGGCGGGCGGCATCGTCTTCCCCGTCGTGGTGCTGTCGGCGCTGCTCATCTACGGCCTGTCGCTGACCCGCAACCTGACCGCGCCCGTTCCCCCGGACGCGATGCGCGTTCGGATCACGGGGGAAATGTGGTGGTGGCGCGTCGCCTATCTCGATCGCCAGGGGCAGCCACTCATGATCGACGCGAACGAGCTGCACATTCCGGCGGGCCGCCCGGTGCTGGTCGAGCTCGAATCCAACGATGTCATCCACAGCTTCTGGGTACCGCGCCTGTCGGGCAAGCTCGACATGGTTCCGGGCCGCCGCAACACGCTGCCGATCCAGGCGGACGCGCCCGGCGTCTATTCCGGGCAGTGCGCCGAATATTGCGGTGGACCCCATGCGCTGATGGGGTTCGTCGTCGTCGCCCACGCCCCCGACGAATTCGACGCATGGCTCGCCTCCCGGCGCACGCCCCGCCCGGCGATCGCGATGGAGGGCGCCGCGCTGTTCCGCTCGACCGGATGCGCGGCCTGCCACCGCATTGCCGGGACCGACGCCAACGGCACCGCCGGGCCCGACCTGACCCATGTCGGATCGCGCCGCTCGCTGGGCGCGGGCATCCTGCCCAACAATCGTGGTACGTTAATGGGGTGGATCGGCGACAGCCAGTCGATCAAGCCGGGCAACCGAATGCCCCCCTACAAAATACTGTCGGCGGATGAACTGGCGACGCTCGCCGCCTATCTCGAGATGCAGAAGTGA